AAAGATTTGAAAAACTAATTTTTTAAAAATCACTATGCGGGTGCGCTTGCCCGTGATACATATTTCTCTTGTAAAAAAAATTTTTTTAAATTTGTTGAAAAATTGGTTGAGTGGATTTAAGATAAGCCAAGCTGACGTTTGACATCTATATTGCTCTTGGGGGCAAGCCCCCAAGCCCCCAAACCCCCAAGAGAGGGCTTTGAAATGAGGATTAGTTTGTTTTCTTGGCTTTATGATGCCATTGCAGTAAAGAGGGCTTTGGGTTTTGAATACCAAAAAACACCCCTGCAGTAAGATGACTTGGGGAGTTCTAAAACGAGAATTGGCGTTTTAAAACCCATAGAACGCTTTCTTGGGTTAAAGGGTGGTTTGGTATGGGTTAGAGGTAAAGTGTTGATTGTAGACCCCTCTATGGCTCTAAAAACGCTATTAGTGCAAATAGACAGAAAGTCCAAACACTATGCCTTACAGAAAAACCCCAAATGAACCCAAATTTTTGTTTCAAAAACCAAAGAAAATCTTAGAATGTGTGTCTTTTGCGTTTAAACGCCCCTAGAGCATTGAGAGTAGTTAAAGAGTTAGAACTATGGGTTAAGTGTGTTGTGTTGATTGTAGGGGCTTCTAGGTGAGTAGAAAGGACATTTAAATAAATGGATAAGATTATAGAAGACAATCTGCACCTAAACATAGCCCAAAATGGCCTTTGGAGACCAGACACTTACAGCTTCTACTTAGGGCTTTGAATATAGTAATGAGGTTACTTGTTTAGAATATTAGAATACTTGCAGTTGGGGGGAACAATGATACTTATTTTTGAAGTTGTTGAAAAAAAAGAGTAAGCGAAACACTGAGCAGATATAGCGTTTAAATGGCTTAAAATGGTCATAAAGTGCAAAGTTAGGGGTTGGAATTCAAACACAGTTTTAGGGGTTTGCGTTACCACATCTTAGCTAGTCGTGTCTTTGAGGGTTTAATGCGTGTTCTCAAAGTTACAGACCGCACCAAATTGCCACACCTTTTAGAGATGACGATGGTTTTTTAGCGGTCTTTGGGCGGGCTTGTAAGCTAGGGTAACTGGACTTACATAACCAACGAGTATTCTACAACTAGAGGTGATAACTGCGAGGGGTTGTAGGCAGTGGAAGTGAATGGTTTGTAAATGGCACCCTAATCTCTACCTAAATACTCTCCATCGCACCAATAAGCCCCGTCCCACCAATAGACAACACGCCCATAAGGCATGCCAAAGTGCATACGCAAGTACTCTTGTCTATGCTTTCTGCTCCATTTGGATTTATGGCATTCGTTATAAGCATCTACTTCTTTGTTATATTGTTCAATCCACTCTTTAGAGCCTTTTTCAGCCATTCTGTACTCCTCTTGCTAAAATTTCAAAGAGTTTGCGCCGAATCAGGTCTTCAAAATCTTTATTTTTTGTTAATTCGTTATAAAGTTGTTCGTTGTTCTCAAGCAAGTTAAGCGATTCATCCTTAAATCGTTTGTTAAAACCCATCCATTGATTGTCTTGATCAGAGTTGTTGAAATTTTCCATGAAATTGGAATCGGCACGCATACGATCTAGGGTGTCTTTTAGGGCTTTAGAAGCTTGTTCGCCTAAGGGGATTCCGTGCGCTTTACTAAATTCCTCTAAAATCTCTGAAAGCTTTTCTAGCTCGCTTTGTGGGGTGTGGCTAGAGCCATCGGCTTTTGAGGGGTATAACTCTGACTGCCCCTTAAGGGCAATACTCACATCTTGTTGCGCGATTTGCAAGCGGTAATCCTCAAGCTCTACGGCTCTAGTGATGTCCTCATCAAAATCCTCTCTAAATGGGGCTAGTTTCTTAATGAGTTCTTGGAGCAACCTAAAAAGTTTTTCTAAGGACACATCTTGATAGCGTAAAATTTGCACTAAAAAGGCGTAGTTTTTGAGGTAAGTTTTTGCCTTGCTGTAAAACTCCTGTTGTTTATTTGGGTCTAAGGTGTTATAATGCGCGACTATTACATCTAGCATGGCGTGGATTTGGGGCAAGGGGGCTTGGTTAAAGATGGCCAGATAAAAGTTTTCAACCTCCTCTCTGACATACACCCCATAGCTGTCTAAATGGCTTTTGAGGTCATGGAGTTTATTGGGGTCGCTTGGCTCGGCGAGCAAGGTTTGTTTGCAATAAGGCTCAAAGGCTTTTTTGATTTTTTCAGTGTCGTTGGCAAAGTCTAAAACACAGGTGTCCTTTTTATCTTTGTGGATACGATTCAAGCGTGAAAGCGTCTGTACGCACGCCACACCACTTAAAGCCTTATCTACATACATCGTGTGTAACAAAGGCTGGTCAAAGCCTGTTTGGTATTTGTCTGCCACGATCAAAAAGCGGTATGCATCCTTTTCAAAAGTTTTAGGGGTTTGGCTCTCGCTAAAGCCATTCAAACTCGCCTCACTCTCGCCCTCAACTTCTCCTGAGAAGGCAACCAAGACCTTATGGGGGCGTTTTTCTTGGGCGAGTTGTGCCCGAAAGGCTTTAAAATAGCGCACAGCGACTCGGCGTGAGCTCGTAACAACCATCGCCTTAGCCTTGCCCCCAATTTTGCTGTGTGTGGTGGTGTAAAAATGGGCGAGCATCGCCTTTGTTTTTTCTTCAATGCTTTTAGGGTGCTCTTTGACATAGATTTTAAGCCTTTTAAAGGCGGGATCTCTCTCATAGAGTGGATCGTCTGGGACTTTGGCCACCAAATCGGCGTAGAATGTGTAGGTGGTGTAAGATTTTAAAACATCCAAAATAAAGCCTTCTTCAATGGCTTGTTTCATGGAATACAAATGGAAAGGAATGAACTGCTCCCCACTTGTTTTTATCCCAAAAAGTTCTAGGGTTTCTGGTTTGGGCGTGGCACTGAAGGCGAAATAAGAGGCATTTTCATTAAATTGTTTGGATTTAATGGTTTGTAACAAATATTCATCGGGGTCTAGCGTCTCTTGCTCCTCTTGTATGGGCGCACCTGTGGCTTTTTGACGGCATCGCCATACGCCCCCCCTTGGCTGGAGTGCGCCTCGTCTATGATGATGGCAAATTTTTGATGGGCAAGGCTGGGCAATTCCTCTAAAATATGGGAGAACTTTTGGATCGTGGCGATGATCACCTTCTTGCCCTCCGCCAACGCATCCTTAAGCTGGCGGCTGCCCTCTGTGATTGTCTCTACAACCCCCCTGATGGTGAAAAAGCTTTGGATGTTCTTTTGTAATTGTTTGTCTAAAACGATCCGATCCGTGATCACCAAAACGCTATCAAACAAGGGTTTTTCATTGACACTAAGCCCGATTAACGCGTAAGACAGCCATGTAATGGTGTTGCTCTTACCGCTACCTGCGCTGTGCTGGATCAAGTAACGCTTCCCCACGCCTTCATTTTGCACAGCCTTGCACAGCCTTTGCACGGCACTGAGTTGGTGGTAACGGGGGAAGATCACACCCTCATCCACAAGTTGTAAGAAGTTGAAAATGAGATTTAAAACTTGGTCTTTTTGCAGGATTTGCTCCCACAAATACGCGCTTTTGAGCCCCTGTGGGTTTGGGGGATTGCCCGCCCCGCACTCTAGCCCCACCATCCCACTCCCATCGTTTAAGCCCTTATTAAAGGAGATAAAACGGGTGTCGGTCTTCTCTAGTTTTGTGGTGAGATAGACGAAACTTTCATCTAGGGCGAAGTGGGCTAGGGCGTGTTTGAGTAGGGGTTCTTGGGGGTTTCTGTCTTGTTGGTATTGTTTTAGGGCGTGTTGGGCATTTTGCCTGTTTAAAGAGTGTTTGAGTTCTAAGGTGAAAAGGGGCAAGCCGTTTAAAAAGATCACCAAATCTATGGAGTTTTGGTTGTGCTGGCTGTAATGCAGCTGGCGCACTACAGAAAAAACATTGTTTTGGTAGTTTTTTAAAGTGTCTGGGTTCTTTTGGGTTTTGGGTTTGGGGTAGGCAAGCTTAAAATTGATCCCCAAATGCTCCACCCCATCCTTAAGCACTTTTAGCATGCCTTTTTCTTCAATTTGCTGTCTTAAGCGGTGTAGCAGGTTTTTTTTAAAATCTTGGTCCCTTTGGCGCAACGCCTCTAGGGCTTTATTTTGCGTTCGCTCTAAAAACTCCCATAACAAGCCCACATCCAAACAAAATTCTTTATCATAGGCTTTAGGGTCGCCTTTGGTATAACCGCTCTTTAGCAAATGTCCTTCTATGAGGGTTTCAAGGTCTTCTTCTGTGTATCTTTTCATGGGTGTCCTTTAGGGGGATAAGTCCAAGCACCGCTTCGCTGATGAGGGCACTTTTATAGTCTTTAAGGGCTTGGATTTGGGTTTGTAGTTTGGCACTGAGGCACTCTAGTTGCCTGGTCTTTTTATCTAAAAAGGCGGTGATGGTGTGTTGCTCGGCTAGAGGGGGGAGGGGCAAAGGCATGCCTTTAAAGATTGTATAGTCTATGCTTTCTCTAATTTTCATAATGCCTGTAGCATATTGGCTTAGACTGCTTTGTAATGCCTTGTTCCCAAACAAGTAGGCATAATACTTTATGAAGGTTAGGCGTTTATCTTTGGCGAATAAAACTAGGTAAATCGGGCTAACTAGCCCCTCGTATTGCGAAAAGCCCAAAGAGCCAATGACGGCGTTCATTTTGTTAAAGACTAAATCCCCACGCCTTACGATTCTGTATTGTGATATATCCTTTTTAGCCTTGTTGCCAATGTTGCCCTTTTGTTCATAGGGTAAAACGCCCATATCTTTAACTAGGGACAAAATTTGGGTAATGGCTTTATCCCTGTTTGTTTCGTTTCGGGTACCAAAAAGGCTATCTAGCCGCACCACCTCCCAACCCTCAGGCACCTCCCCTAGCCAGTCTAAACCGCTAGGCTTCATGCGGGCATTGGGGTCTAGCCCCTTAGTCGCTACCTCGCTAATGAGGGCGTGTTTATAGTCTTTAAGGTGCTCTAAGAGCTGTGTTTTCTTGGCAATCAAGGCATCGAGCTTAGAGATTTTCTCGTCTAAAAACGCTGCGATGGCGTGTTGCTCGGCTAGTGGAGGGAGGGGGATTTGAAAATTACGCAAGTTTTCAAGCTTGACACGCAAAACCTTAACTCCACTGGCATATTTTGCTTTAAGGCGCATGAAATAGGCACTTTGGAAAACATAGGCGATAAAAATCGGGTCTTGCTTGTGGGAAAAGGCGAAGATGTCCCCACTAATGCAAATATCCGCTTCACCCAAGTAAGCCACCGCTTTTAAAACCCCCTCAATGTCCTCACTCACGCCCGTAATGATTAAATCGCCTCGCCCTGCCCTTTTAAGCGTCTTGGCTAGCTTAGAGCTGACAAAGCTTTTAGTTTGGGCGGTGTGGGTGTTGTAATAAGTGTGAATTTGCCCGTAATGAATCGCTCCCACGCCCTCTGCCTGTAAATCCGCCTTCACTAGTCCCGAGCCCCGTGCAAAAGTCCCAATCTTACCAAGCTCGACCACCTCCCACCCCGCTGGTAAGTTCTCTAGCCCCTCCATCACCCCACCTTAAAAATATCGTCTAAAAGGGCGGTGATCTCCACTTCTAGGGCGCGGATTTGGGTTTTCAGTGCCTTGGTGTTTTGGCTTTTGGTGGTGGTTTTAAAATACTGGTTGAATAAAATCTCATAACCCACTTTCACGCTGTCCTCTTCAATAAAGCTTAAAGGGGTGCGAGGCCAGATGCTGCTAAGAAAATGGGCTTTGATGTTTTCTTTAAGGGGGATTTTCTCCTCTTGTTTGCCAAAAAGGACATTTGGGGCGGGCTTTTGCTTGCCCTTTTCATCTTTAATCTTGGGCATGGGCATATCCAAAGCCTCTAAAAACTCCTTAGCTCCTTTGTAGATGGGCTCTAGATTTTTAGGGGTGCCTTCTAATTCTTGCAGTTTTTCTAAAATCTCCCCTTTGTTCTCAAGCGCTTGAAAGCTCTCCTCTTTAAAGAGTTCTTGGCTGGGTTTTAAAGAAAAGACTCTAAATTTTTGATAACCCAAGTCGGCATTGTCTAAAAGCACGCTGTGCGGGTCGTGGGGTTGTTCTAAAAAAGCCTTACAATCTGGTTGATGTGTTCCTGGTTTAAGCGGTTGCGCTTTTTGCCTAGAGATTTTGCCATGGGCTCAAAAAAGCTTGTGGCATCGATGAGCTGGACTTTGCCTTTTTTATGCTCGGGTTTGCGGTTGCTAAGGATCCATATAAAAGTGGGGATGCCCGTGTTGTAAAACAAATCGGTGGGTAGGGCGATCACGGCTTCTAAATAGTCGTTTTGTAAAATATGGCTTCGAATCGCCACTTGCCCGCTGTCATTGTTAAAAAGGGGGCTGGAGTTATGCACGGAGGCGATGCGCGAGCCTTGGGGGGTGTCCTTCATCTTGCTTAGCATGTTGAGCAAAAACATCATTTGCCCATCCCTT
This is a stretch of genomic DNA from Helicobacter sp. NHP19-012. It encodes these proteins:
- a CDS encoding type I restriction enzyme subunit R domain-containing protein yields the protein MLQTIKSKQFNENASYFAFSATPKPETLELFGIKTSGEQFIPFHLYSMKQAIEEGFILDVLKSYTTYTFYADLVAKVPDDPLYERDPAFKRLKIYVKEHPKSIEEKTKAMLAHFYTTTHSKIGGKAKAMVVTSSRRVAVRYFKAFRAQLAQEKRPHKVLVAFSGEVEGESEASLNGFSESQTPKTFEKDAYRFLIVADKYQTGFDQPLLHTMYVDKALSGVACVQTLSRLNRIHKDKKDTCVLDFANDTEKIKKAFEPYCKQTLLAEPSDPNKLHDLKSHLDSYGVYVREEVENFYLAIFNQAPLPQIHAMLDVIVAHYNTLDPNKQQEFYSKAKTYLKNYAFLVQILRYQDVSLEKLFRLLQELIKKLAPFREDFDEDITRAVELEDYRLQIAQQDVSIALKGQSELYPSKADGSSHTPQSELEKLSEILEEFSKAHGIPLGEQASKALKDTLDRMRADSNFMENFNNSDQDNQWMGFNKRFKDESLNLLENNEQLYNELTKNKDFEDLIRRKLFEILARGVQNG
- a CDS encoding type I restriction endonuclease, with the translated sequence MKRYTEEDLETLIEGHLLKSGYTKGDPKAYDKEFCLDVGLLWEFLERTQNKALEALRQRDQDFKKNLLHRLRQQIEEKGMLKVLKDGVEHLGINFKLAYPKPKTQKNPDTLKNYQNNVFSVVRQLHYSQHNQNSIDLVIFLNGLPLFTLELKHSLNRQNAQHALKQYQQDRNPQEPLLKHALAHFALDESFVYLTTKLEKTDTRFISFNKGLNDGSGMVGLECGAGNPPNPQGLKSAYLWEQILQKDQVLNLIFNFLQLVDEGVIFPRYHQLSAVQRLCKAVQNEGVGKRYLIQHSAGSGKSNTITWLSYALIGLSVNEKPLFDSVLVITDRIVLDKQLQKNIQSFFTIRGVVETITEGSRQLKDALAEGKKVIIATIQKFSHILEELPSLAHQKFAIIIDEAHSSQGGAYGDAVKKPQVRPYKRSKRR
- a CDS encoding restriction endonuclease subunit S; the protein is MEGLENLPAGWEVVELGKIGTFARGSGLVKADLQAEGVGAIHYGQIHTYYNTHTAQTKSFVSSKLAKTLKRAGRGDLIITGVSEDIEGVLKAVAYLGEADICISGDIFAFSHKQDPIFIAYVFQSAYFMRLKAKYASGVKVLRVKLENLRNFQIPLPPLAEQHAIAAFLDEKISKLDALIAKKTQLLEHLKDYKHALISEVATKGLDPNARMKPSGLDWLGEVPEGWEVVRLDSLFGTRNETNRDKAITQILSLVKDMGVLPYEQKGNIGNKAKKDISQYRIVRRGDLVFNKMNAVIGSLGFSQYEGLVSPIYLVLFAKDKRLTFIKYYAYLFGNKALQSSLSQYATGIMKIRESIDYTIFKGMPLPLPPLAEQHTITAFLDKKTRQLECLSAKLQTQIQALKDYKSALISEAVLGLIPLKDTHEKIHRRRP